One window from the genome of Nitrospira sp. encodes:
- a CDS encoding NAD-dependent deacylase, producing MSSTPLHEAQSRLASAQAITILTGAGVSADSGVPTFRGIDGLWRNFRAEELATPDAFERDPRLVWEWYNWRRELIATKRPNDAHVAIASLESRRLDFWLITQNVDGLHRQAGSTQLSEIHGNIWMVRCTGCGAATENHQVPLPLLPHCGPCGGLLRPHIVWFGESLHEDDLARCAQHLQACDVLLVIGTSGVVYPAAGFASIAKDAGATVIEVNLDQTPQSDLVDISLRGRAKELVPLLLQAGK from the coding sequence ATGAGTTCCACCCCGCTGCATGAGGCGCAATCCCGCCTCGCATCCGCACAAGCCATCACGATCTTGACCGGGGCCGGTGTCTCCGCCGACAGCGGCGTGCCGACATTTCGCGGAATCGACGGACTATGGCGCAATTTTCGAGCGGAAGAACTAGCGACACCGGACGCGTTTGAGCGAGACCCCAGGCTGGTATGGGAATGGTACAACTGGCGGCGGGAATTAATTGCCACGAAACGACCCAACGACGCTCACGTCGCCATCGCATCATTGGAATCGCGCCGCCTCGATTTCTGGCTCATCACTCAAAATGTAGATGGCCTCCACAGGCAGGCCGGATCCACCCAGCTCTCGGAAATTCACGGCAACATCTGGATGGTCCGTTGCACGGGATGTGGTGCGGCGACAGAGAACCACCAGGTACCGCTACCGCTCCTGCCCCATTGTGGACCGTGCGGAGGGCTCTTGCGTCCTCACATCGTCTGGTTTGGTGAATCCTTACATGAGGACGATCTTGCCCGCTGCGCACAACACCTACAGGCCTGTGATGTGCTGCTCGTAATCGGCACTTCCGGCGTGGTCTATCCGGCAGCCGGGTTTGCCTCGATTGCAAAGGACGCCGGAGCCACGGTCATTGAAGTGAATCTCGACCAGACTCCCCAATCAGACCTGGTAGATATTTCCTTGCGCGG
- a CDS encoding 2-dehydropantoate 2-reductase, translated as MKNILVVGAGSVGGFFGAHLAKNNPHVSFLLRPKTLAAVKQSGLTIRSASGTFTVHPQAAADPRELPQPDLVILGVKAFDLDEVMAQIEPVLTEKTVILTLQNGIDTEDRIIARTSRDCVVGGVAFIYSKIAEPGVIDHYKKGAVAIGELMGHESERVLKIKELFTAAGIPCHLSKDIRRSKWEKMCWNCVFNPITVLIDDKVAKALDHPEMLRVIHQIVDEVAAVSAAVKVPLPADMAERVVKATQEIRDIHTSMYDDWKAGRQTEIAYLNGYIVQKGRELGIPTPVNEAMTAMIKTITEQGKKGSGVVRIDGAVVQPVSLDYAALRQLPAEHHVADVSAVMPGMTGKAIKVKGLLDVPALAIEADHVTFHSIDGKYAATLTLQQAKDFGVLLYELNGEPLPDGKGGPYRLITPGLGDLCANVKGVGRIEVRVGSGKDTRPPAEERTNC; from the coding sequence ATGAAGAACATTCTAGTCGTCGGTGCCGGGTCAGTGGGCGGATTTTTCGGCGCGCATCTCGCCAAGAACAATCCTCACGTGTCGTTTCTCCTCAGGCCGAAGACCTTGGCAGCGGTGAAGCAGAGCGGGTTGACGATCCGCAGTGCGAGCGGGACGTTCACGGTCCATCCGCAGGCCGCGGCGGATCCCAGGGAATTGCCCCAGCCTGACTTGGTTATTCTCGGTGTGAAGGCGTTCGACCTTGATGAGGTCATGGCGCAGATCGAACCGGTGTTGACGGAGAAGACCGTCATCCTGACCTTGCAGAACGGCATCGATACCGAAGACCGGATCATCGCACGCACCTCGCGTGACTGCGTCGTCGGCGGCGTGGCCTTCATCTATTCGAAAATTGCCGAGCCCGGGGTGATCGATCACTATAAAAAGGGTGCGGTGGCGATCGGCGAATTGATGGGGCATGAGAGCGAGCGCGTGCTCAAGATCAAGGAGCTTTTCACGGCTGCCGGTATTCCCTGTCATCTCTCGAAAGATATCCGCCGGAGCAAGTGGGAGAAGATGTGCTGGAACTGCGTCTTCAATCCGATCACGGTGCTGATCGACGACAAGGTGGCCAAGGCTTTGGATCATCCGGAAATGCTGCGGGTGATCCATCAGATCGTCGATGAAGTCGCCGCGGTCTCAGCGGCGGTCAAGGTGCCGTTGCCGGCGGATATGGCGGAGCGGGTCGTCAAAGCCACGCAGGAGATCCGGGATATTCACACGTCGATGTACGACGATTGGAAAGCGGGACGGCAGACCGAGATCGCCTATTTGAACGGGTACATTGTGCAGAAAGGGCGAGAATTGGGCATTCCGACTCCCGTGAACGAGGCGATGACGGCGATGATCAAGACGATCACTGAGCAGGGCAAGAAGGGTTCTGGAGTCGTGCGAATCGACGGGGCGGTGGTGCAGCCGGTCTCACTTGATTATGCGGCCCTCCGGCAACTTCCGGCGGAGCATCATGTGGCAGACGTCAGCGCCGTCATGCCGGGTATGACGGGGAAGGCGATCAAGGTGAAGGGCTTGCTCGATGTGCCGGCACTGGCGATCGAGGCCGATCATGTGACGTTTCATTCAATTGACGGAAAGTATGCGGCTACGCTCACGCTCCAACAGGCCAAAGATTTTGGCGTCCTGCTTTACGAGCTCAACGGCGAGCCATTGCCCGATGGAAAGGGCGGGCCCTATCGTCTGATTACACCGGGGCTCGGCGATCTCTGCGCCAATGTGAAAGGCGTGGGTCGGATCGAAGTGCGAGTGGGCAGCGGAAAGGATACGAGACCTCCGGCTGAAGAGCGAACGAATTGCTAG
- a CDS encoding MATE family efflux transporter yields the protein MGSRIADIRKSVLTLALPVTVSSLLQRTEGIVAVFLVGGLGATPIAAVGLGQLLAFIATTLVSGLSVGSNVIIAQLWGARRHRDAGEAARHFLGISIAVSLALAALGMTLNRFAMEGLGAESGVIALAIPYSTIIFLVIPFTVLLQVLSSILQGTGDTRTPMYAMILVNLLHIGIAYPLVYGYWGLPALGVKGAAIAVGIAEAIGVAFLWWRSRPVLKSSAHLRLDLIRTMWHVGAPVSGERIVQQAGILIYTKLVLLYGTVSYAAHQVGLSIESLSFLPGYGFAIAAATMVGQSIGAGKYTRAKLENWEANRLAIVIMASMGVVFFFFPYLLLRAFTTDEAVIELGTVFLKIVALLQIPLALTMVIAGSLRGAGDTRFIMGATMVGMWGVRVPMALIIALWLHLSVFYVWLAMIADWTVRMALLLWRYRSERWKAIRVIKTARIA from the coding sequence ATGGGTTCCCGCATCGCCGACATCCGCAAATCTGTGCTCACCCTGGCCCTGCCGGTCACTGTCAGTAGTCTCCTTCAACGAACCGAAGGAATCGTCGCGGTCTTTCTGGTAGGGGGACTCGGTGCGACGCCCATTGCCGCCGTCGGATTGGGGCAACTCCTGGCGTTCATCGCCACGACGCTGGTCTCAGGCCTCTCGGTAGGCTCCAACGTGATCATTGCCCAGCTGTGGGGAGCCAGACGACATCGGGACGCCGGAGAAGCCGCCCGCCACTTTCTCGGGATTTCCATTGCAGTCTCACTCGCGCTGGCGGCACTGGGGATGACGCTGAACCGGTTCGCGATGGAGGGGCTGGGAGCTGAATCCGGCGTCATTGCGCTGGCGATTCCCTACTCCACGATCATCTTTCTGGTGATCCCCTTCACCGTGCTGCTTCAGGTATTGTCCTCAATCCTACAGGGCACCGGCGACACTCGCACGCCAATGTATGCCATGATCCTGGTCAATCTGCTGCACATCGGTATCGCCTACCCTCTCGTCTACGGATACTGGGGCCTGCCCGCACTCGGCGTCAAAGGAGCCGCGATTGCCGTGGGAATCGCCGAAGCCATCGGCGTTGCCTTCCTCTGGTGGCGCAGTCGCCCTGTTTTGAAATCGTCCGCACACCTCCGACTCGATCTCATCCGAACCATGTGGCATGTCGGCGCACCGGTTTCTGGCGAACGGATCGTGCAGCAAGCGGGCATCCTCATCTATACGAAACTGGTGCTGCTGTACGGCACCGTGTCCTATGCCGCCCATCAGGTGGGCCTCTCGATCGAGTCGCTGTCGTTTTTGCCGGGCTATGGATTTGCCATCGCCGCCGCCACCATGGTCGGCCAGAGCATCGGAGCCGGGAAATACACCAGAGCGAAACTGGAAAACTGGGAAGCCAATCGCCTGGCCATCGTCATCATGGCCAGCATGGGCGTCGTATTCTTCTTCTTTCCCTATCTGCTCCTGCGCGCCTTCACCACCGACGAAGCAGTCATCGAACTCGGTACGGTGTTCCTGAAGATCGTCGCCCTTCTACAGATCCCCCTCGCGCTCACGATGGTCATCGCCGGGTCGCTGCGCGGCGCCGGAGACACCCGATTCATCATGGGCGCAACAATGGTGGGCATGTGGGGCGTGCGTGTCCCGATGGCATTGATCATCGCCCTCTGGCTCCATCTCTCGGTGTTCTATGTCTGGCTGGCGATGATCGCGGACTGGACCGTGAGAATGGCGTTACTGCTCTGGCGTTACCGATCGGAGCGGTGGAAAGCGATTCGGGTCATCAAGACAGCGCGCATAGCATGA
- a CDS encoding DUF2779 domain-containing protein: MTEQATDLPQDGVQKTPRLSKSKYISGLQCHKRLYLDIHRPYLATPPDAGTQAILDMGTEVGELARRRFPGGRLVTAGYRQTEAALTQTSALMADESVPAIYEAAIMADGVLVRVDILERVRGEDEALAGWRLIEVKSSTKVKDVHLDDLALQRHVLVGAGLNIVSCHLMRINTAYTYAGGEVELNELFAIDELSSIVLERQVTVPERIAAMKTMLLSPAIPVIEPDRHCFAPYECPFWAHCTSQKPARWIFHLPGAKQITSQLAEQGIVTIDEIPDGTKLSAVQRKVKDNVEWVSEKLEAALKTVRFPVHHLDFETVMLAVPRFAGTRPYQALPVQWSNHIEQASGELVHHEFLHAEGTDPRKSLAESLLDSLGGTGSICVYSPYEKSVIEHLAEFLPELRTALKALVKRIWDLHPIVKEHYYHPEFGGSYSLKEVLPTLVPSLRYDDLNIREGGQAASEYYKMVFVESDWIERARIQEALLAYCKRDTLAMVELRRVLGEKVKKI, from the coding sequence ATGACTGAACAAGCCACAGATCTTCCGCAAGACGGCGTGCAGAAAACGCCGCGCTTATCGAAATCCAAATATATCTCCGGCCTCCAATGTCATAAGCGCCTGTATCTCGATATCCATCGGCCCTATCTTGCAACTCCGCCTGACGCGGGGACGCAGGCGATCCTGGATATGGGGACGGAAGTCGGTGAGCTGGCGCGCCGCCGGTTCCCCGGCGGCCGTCTCGTAACAGCCGGGTATCGACAGACCGAGGCGGCGCTCACCCAAACCTCCGCGCTGATGGCGGATGAGTCTGTCCCGGCGATTTATGAAGCAGCGATCATGGCCGATGGCGTACTCGTTCGCGTGGATATTCTGGAGCGGGTACGAGGCGAAGACGAAGCTTTGGCGGGGTGGCGATTGATCGAGGTCAAGTCATCCACCAAGGTGAAGGATGTGCACCTGGACGATCTGGCGCTGCAGCGCCACGTGCTCGTGGGGGCAGGCCTCAACATCGTCAGCTGTCATCTTATGCGCATCAATACCGCCTATACCTATGCCGGCGGCGAGGTCGAGTTGAACGAGCTGTTCGCGATCGATGAACTCTCCTCAATTGTCTTGGAGCGGCAAGTGACTGTGCCGGAGCGGATAGCCGCGATGAAGACCATGTTACTGTCACCGGCCATCCCTGTGATTGAACCGGATCGCCATTGTTTTGCCCCGTATGAATGTCCCTTCTGGGCTCATTGCACGAGTCAGAAGCCTGCACGGTGGATCTTTCACCTGCCTGGCGCCAAGCAGATCACCAGTCAACTCGCCGAGCAGGGCATCGTGACCATCGATGAGATTCCGGATGGCACGAAGCTTTCGGCCGTTCAGCGCAAGGTCAAAGACAACGTGGAGTGGGTGTCCGAGAAGCTGGAAGCCGCGCTCAAGACCGTGCGGTTTCCCGTCCATCACCTGGATTTTGAGACCGTCATGCTGGCCGTGCCTCGCTTTGCCGGCACGCGCCCCTATCAAGCGCTGCCGGTGCAATGGTCGAATCATATCGAGCAGGCTTCCGGCGAACTCGTGCATCACGAATTCCTCCACGCAGAAGGGACTGATCCCCGGAAGTCATTGGCCGAATCCCTTCTGGATTCCCTGGGAGGCACGGGGAGTATTTGTGTCTATTCCCCGTATGAGAAATCTGTGATCGAGCACCTGGCGGAGTTTCTCCCTGAACTACGAACAGCGCTCAAGGCGTTGGTGAAACGGATTTGGGATCTGCACCCGATTGTCAAAGAGCATTACTACCATCCGGAGTTCGGCGGATCGTACTCGCTGAAGGAGGTGCTGCCGACACTGGTGCCTTCGTTGCGCTATGACGATCTCAACATTCGTGAAGGCGGGCAGGCGGCATCGGAGTACTACAAGATGGTGTTTGTCGAGAGCGACTGGATCGAGCGGGCCAGGATTCAGGAAGCACTGTTAGCCTACTGCAAGCGCGACACGCTCGCGATGGTCGAATTGCGGAGGGTCTTGGGAGAGAAGGTGAAGAAAATATGA